In Candidatus Kaistella beijingensis, a genomic segment contains:
- the rbfA gene encoding 30S ribosome-binding factor RbfA, whose product MNESNRQRKVAQIIQEDFAELFRKQAAESKQSFLVTVSDVKVTADLSIAKIYLSIFPQEFRQQIMKEIEANKSHYRNFIGQKMGKQVRIIPELNFYLDTSLDDVERIEKELKGEGDNPVL is encoded by the coding sequence ATGAACGAAAGCAACAGACAAAGAAAAGTCGCACAAATTATACAGGAAGATTTCGCGGAACTTTTTCGCAAACAAGCCGCTGAAAGTAAACAGAGCTTTTTGGTAACCGTTTCGGATGTGAAAGTTACTGCGGATTTAAGCATTGCCAAAATTTATTTAAGCATTTTTCCACAGGAATTCCGCCAACAAATCATGAAGGAAATTGAGGCCAACAAATCTCATTACCGCAATTTCATTGGCCAGAAAATGGGGAAACAAGTCCGCATAATTCCAGAATTGAATTTCTATCTTGATACTTCCTTGGACGATGTTGAGAGAATAGAAAAGGAATTGAAAGGCGAAGGCGACAACCCAGTTCTATAA
- the mce gene encoding methylmalonyl-CoA epimerase has protein sequence MKIEHLGIAVKSLKNSDSLFERLLGKPNYKQESVEREGVTTSFYQVGHSKIELLEATNPESPIAKFIDKKGEGIHHIAFGVENIYAEIERLKSKGFVFISEQPKDGADNKLVVFLHPKSTNGVLVELCQEKA, from the coding sequence ATGAAAATAGAACATTTGGGAATTGCGGTGAAATCTTTGAAAAATTCTGACAGTTTATTTGAAAGACTTTTAGGAAAACCAAACTACAAGCAAGAATCGGTGGAAAGGGAAGGAGTGACCACGTCATTCTACCAAGTTGGCCACAGTAAAATTGAACTGTTGGAAGCGACAAATCCCGAAAGTCCCATCGCAAAATTCATCGACAAAAAAGGTGAGGGAATACATCACATCGCTTTTGGTGTAGAAAACATTTATGCCGAGATCGAAAGATTGAAAAGTAAAGGGTTCGTTTTTATTTCAGAACAACCAAAAGACGGAGCCGATAATAAATTGGTGGTTTTTCTTCACCCAAAATCAACGAACGGCGTTTTGGTGGAGCTATGTCAGGAAAAAGCCTAG
- a CDS encoding ABC transporter permease codes for MKNTAFYIATRYLLAKKGSTAVTFITWLAALAMMVAVTAMFIIISVFSGLEDLNQDLIANLHSDLTIKSKQGKTLPDIDKAVKILGSNPQIDHFSKVIEEKVYVKYMENGDIANLRSVDSAYIFVNPIDKSIFYGAYPSFKYSNEILIENKLDNRLSIPVGTETQTSATLMMPKPGTGLISKEEDIFNSKEVFASGVFPGNEQLDNTIISPLELAQQLLNLPKNSAYQIVIKLKNPDNADLVKADLQNLLGSKYELKTKSEENAAFWKMINTEKLFIYMIFALVIFITTFNLAGAIIILQLDKKEQARSLISLGMNLKSLRNIYFYTGILIVLFGIVCGLFLGTVVSYLQIQTGFFKAGANTDLAFPVRIRLINYFIVAATAAVFGLSISWIFSKINKSYFKNI; via the coding sequence TTGAAAAACACTGCTTTTTACATTGCGACCCGCTATCTTTTGGCAAAAAAAGGTAGCACGGCGGTTACGTTTATCACGTGGCTCGCTGCTTTGGCGATGATGGTTGCTGTGACGGCGATGTTTATCATTATTTCAGTGTTTTCGGGATTGGAGGATTTGAATCAAGATTTAATCGCCAATCTACACTCTGATTTAACCATAAAAAGTAAGCAGGGGAAAACTCTTCCCGACATCGATAAAGCAGTAAAGATTTTAGGTTCCAATCCGCAAATCGACCATTTTTCTAAAGTTATTGAGGAGAAAGTTTATGTAAAATACATGGAGAACGGCGACATCGCGAATTTGCGCAGTGTTGATTCGGCTTATATTTTCGTAAACCCTATCGATAAAAGTATTTTTTACGGTGCTTACCCAAGCTTTAAGTACTCAAACGAGATTTTAATTGAAAATAAACTAGACAATCGCCTCTCAATTCCCGTCGGAACAGAAACGCAAACTTCCGCCACATTGATGATGCCCAAACCGGGAACCGGGCTTATTAGCAAGGAGGAAGACATTTTTAACAGTAAAGAGGTTTTTGCCTCTGGAGTTTTCCCCGGCAACGAACAGCTCGACAATACCATAATTTCACCACTCGAGTTAGCGCAGCAACTTTTGAATCTACCAAAAAATTCGGCTTACCAAATTGTCATCAAGCTAAAAAATCCGGATAATGCTGATCTGGTTAAAGCTGATTTGCAGAACCTTCTGGGCAGTAAATATGAACTGAAGACCAAATCTGAAGAAAACGCCGCTTTCTGGAAAATGATTAATACCGAAAAACTGTTTATTTACATGATTTTTGCGTTGGTTATTTTTATCACTACGTTCAATTTGGCAGGAGCAATCATTATTCTACAGCTCGATAAAAAAGAACAAGCCAGATCATTGATTTCACTAGGAATGAATTTAAAATCTCTTCGCAATATTTATTTCTATACCGGTATTTTAATTGTGCTCTTCGGAATTGTTTGCGGGCTTTTCTTGGGAACTGTTGTAAGTTATCTTCAGATACAGACCGGTTTTTTTAAAGCCGGAGCCAATACGGATCTTGCTTTTCCTGTAAGAATTCGGCTAATTAACTACTTCATTGTTGCCGCAACGGCTGCTGTTTTCGGGCTGTCTATATCATGGATCTTCAGTAAAATCAATAAGTCTTATTTCAAAAACATTTAA